The window TCAGACGAATATTTTTTTGCCTGCGAACTGTGTTCGTCGTGTAAGACCATTTAGTCAGCCCATGTCGGAGACTTCTTTTGTCCTACCACTGCCAATGTCCGTCATGTAAGTAAGATTTGCCGGACCAAATTTTGTCCGTCGCCGGAAAATTCGTAGGTGAACATCAAATTTCTGGTAGTGAAAATTATTAGTGGGGTTTAAAGGTTTTTTGCCACTAGTTTCAATATGTCTAACAAAGGGAAACATTTGTGCCTCTCAATTTAAttcctttttatatattttagttaGAAAATATTTTCTAGTTTCCTTATCTAATTATGCCATTGCAAttcctcaaataaaaaataattcgcataaagaaaattagaaaattctAATTTGATAACATTGCACCTTAAGAAACACTCAAATTTCAAGTCAAAGGAAAAGTAACACGACCCCTGCAGAAAAtaatctgaagaaaaaaaattcaaatttgaaattctcAAATCTGGAAGTTGAAAGCTTAAGAAACTACATCCCACGAGGAGAGAAAGAGATTGATAACTTACCCGACGTTGACGTTGGGGGTGGTCGGAGTTGGCCAAGTTTGATGGGAAGAAGTGGAGGAGCTGCTAGAGAGAACTCAAGAGTGGCGTTTTAGTTTttcgagaaaaagaaaactccagagaagaagaagcagagtGACACCCGTCCCCTTCCCTTTTTACGATAATCCACACATGTAAATTCATTGTGCTACACAAAAAAGAAGCCGAACATGGGCAACAATTGAAAGGCAGTTTTGTCAAAAGACTGTCAATGGACAGTATTTTTCAACTGAGGTTTAGTATAGGTATAATGTATCCCATCTTTTCCATTTTCAGAACGAAAATAACCCTCACATACAAGATAGAGCTAGCACTACACATCTTCCAAATTACATCGATGGTGCTTTACAGCTAGATATGCGTTCTAATAGTTAATTCGAGGACAATGCGTTCTAATGCATGGTTCTTTGTTTCATATGACTTGTATTTCTTTGTGCCTGATTTACTTTCTTTTCTTGTGACTAAAAGGATCCTTCCACTGCTGTTCAAGGGCTTGCGTGTATATACAGATGGTTTATTGTAATAAATAAATCATCACATTTACATAATTTTACATGGTATTACTATTAGAacaaggaaattgttattagcactccaaaaatctcattctacactccaaactttctttattaggaaagaaaaaaacacttgtgaggagtgtagaatgagatttttggagtgccaataatatttccctagaacaaagaagaaaattatCTCTTAAATTTAGCAATAGATAGATAAATATTAACAATTCagtattaataaaattaaatacgTATTTATTTTTCACTAATGACATATTTGTTTGAAGTAGTTTGAAaagattcaaaataattaaggCACAAATGCGACAAGAGAGGCAATAGAGGACCGGGTTGGCCCCTTTCCGACAGATAGAGATAACATTGATTTACTGGATACAGGAGACTTTCCATTACAGTAGGAACTAGCCAGTCAGGCATTGTCCACTGATAAGCTAGCAACGGAAGCTTTTCAATGTATGGAAGTGTGCAAAGATATAGCTAGACGAGGTGATCTAATAGGATCGTCTTGTACCTTATTTTGGTTGAAGTAGAGATGCTGCACATTGTCTTAATTGCTAACATTAGTCGTTGCATGAGAATAACATGCATCCATAACAAATTGCAGAGACTTTGGATATTCATTAATCTTGTCCAACTTAATATTACAACATACCACCATTAAAAAATGTGGCTTTCATAATAGATATTGATTTGAGCCATAATAGTTATTTAACACTTTAACTTTTGATATAAATATTTCTATTTGAATTTAATGAAATTCGTACTTTGGAAAAAGTATATTACAATATGCCACCACTTAAAATTCCCTTTGAGGACACGGTTTTAATGTCCTTGATTTAATTTAAGGACACAAAAGAAGACTATAAAATGTGTCCTTTACGATGTCATGGAAAGTTATACATGAATGATTATTTTAGtgcttttaaaaattaaaaaaggtatCTTAGAAGGGCATCGAGGGTCCTCGAATTTTTTACGTGTCCTTGAAGTTTATACAAGACGTTAAAATTGTGTCCTCGAATGCCATAAAACTTGTCATTAAAAAGTGGGTAGATCATATTTTACTTTCTCAAGTTCAAGTACAATTGCAACTTCATAAAATATcttaaaaatatttcaatttcaaacatttatttattttttattacattATCGTACTTCCGTTAACTAATATGTTAACTTGATCATTAACTAATGATGTGGTAAATATAGAATTCACATTTTTAATGATGtggcaaataaaaaaattaaatattaaaaaaaaacttaatttaaAAAGGCCAAAGAGGATTGGGATTCTATCCCTCCTCTTTCCATTCTCTTTCATCCTTCTTTTTAGATTCTCTATTTTGTTattctttttctataaaaaaaaattaatataaaatattaacgtgatttaaccgtaatTATTCAAATAGGagaaaaattgatgaaaaaaaaaaaaaaacggagagaatcctacttcaAATAAAGATGCCCTTCTTCTCCGTGGACCTCCACCGCTTCCTTCCCTTCTCCGGCTCAGCTGCTGGAACCGATCATACATCCAGCGCTCCCATTTCTGTACTAACCAACCCTGTAAATCAGCTACTCCACTCCCCCTCCCACTCCTCTCTGATTCAATTATACATCCTCCATTTGTGCTAAAGAAGCCCTGTCTTCGTACTCCTCTCGCATCAATCGAATCGCTCAAAAAACCCGATATGGTTTCTCTTCGACGACTTTTACAGCCGCCAGCTCCCTCCTCTTCTCTTCTCGGCCACCGAAACCCTAACCCCTTCATCACCAGCTTTCAGCTCTCCTGCCTCATGCGCTTGAATCTCCCCGCGGCAAATGGCGATAACTCCTCCTTTTCTCTCTGTCTTGATTTACATACAGTAATGTTGTACCAATGTGGATGTAAAATTGTGGAATTTGAGGCCACATCTGTTGGATTGTTTCAGCCTTGGACGATTCCGTGGTGAAATCAGCCTCTGAAAAGGCGTTTCGGTCTCTCCTCGATATTTCGAAGGCCATCTCTGAGCTCACAGTTCTCAAAGGCGTGGTTTGGGCTACCATATCCGCCGTTCTCGCAGTTTATGCACCCGAGGTGTCGCCTTTCATGTCCGACGAGGTGGGGTTTTGGGATGTTGATTTTTGTGTTCGTTGCTTCtgatttcaataattttttttgtataattttgaaattgattGTTGCGTTTGGAATGTGAAAAGCTATGGTTGCAGCTCTGGGAAAATCCAAAGACAATCAAGCAGTACGTGTTATTTGCAAATAAATTGCGGATCTGGAGTTAGAGAAGGGAAGGAGGCGGTGCAGGTTTACGTAGAGGAAGggccctttttttctttttaaattaacttttattaatattttatttttatttgccaTGTCACTAAAACTGTGGACCGGTATTCGGCACGTCATCAACTTAACAGCTAAATTAATAGATTATATAACGGATGTATAATATTGAAATAAATGATAAGTAACTATATGcgattgaaatattttaaagatattgtacgAGATTGTAAATTCATTCAAACTTAAGGGACTAAAATGTAATTTACACTAAAATTATGTCTTAAATTCTTAAAACACGTGCTTGAAGGAAATATATGAGTCATTACACAAAAATTGAGTCCTTGTATCAAAAAAATGTCATCATAATGGTTAGAGGACACCAAAACAATCTTCTCATATATTTGAAAGAATAATATTTAAGTACGAGTACTCATCTTTTAATTTGGCCAATAAAATTTTAACACATGTTTTATTATTCACAATAATAATGgacatgttatttaatttttctttatctAGGAAAAGTAAGAAGCATGTTGTATCTTTTAATTAggccaaataaaaaacaaatgagTATAAAAGCACTTAAGTATTATTTTGTGTGACACTTAATAACCATCCTTATTCACATTACAAGAAAGCATCACTAATCAACATAACATTTATTAACTCAAAAAAGTGTATTACAATTAAATAactcacacacacaaaaaaaaaaaaaagaaaaaaaaaagttaaagtgTCAACATTGACGTATGcggcataaaaaaataaaaaattcttgaTATGTCTTTGTGAGACTTTTCGGCCTCTCCAGAATGATAGACTGTCGTGGCTAGCTgatccttttaaaaaaaattaaaaaaataaaaaaataaacaagttaAAGATTAAAACCACACAATCCAAGAAtcccaaaagcaaaagaaaaatcaagaagaagaataagaggGAAATTGTAATTCGTGGCAACATGAAGTATCTTTGTAGCACCAAGAAGCATGGCAAGATGAGCATCATGAACATGCATCTTCCTGGACCTTTACTCAGTTATTAGGGCTGCGGGGGAAAAGGGGGACCAGATCCCTTGACCCAAGGTGTCTCCTCCACAAGCAAAGCCAAAAGCCGATTAGTCTCGACAGACAAAGCACCATTATTGAGTTGAAATGAGGCCAAGAACTCTCCCCAATAAAAGTAAAGGACACATTTGAAACTACATAGTTACCCAAAAGATGAGCTGGGAATCTACTAGTCGAAGATGATAAGATCATCATATCACGCACGTAAATACCCAGGGAAGTGCCAAATATACATAACAACGAAGAAATGAGgttttccttttacttttctCCACTTGTCtttctcatttattttttgtcacgTGGACTATGTATTAACGAATAAACATATGTCTATTGTCTATCGGTTACACTTATCATCACTCAATTGGTTAGAGTTGTTAGTGAGTGTTGGTTGTTAGAATTTGGTGATTAGTTGAAGTTAGTTAGGAAGGGCTATTATTGTAATAGTAAAAGGATATGGAtgctatataaatacaatgtaAAGCTTGTagaaaaaatatcaagtaatgaAAATCTATTGTGATTCCTTCAtccctaagcttcatttttccTCTCTCTGTATTTCTTTCAAAGCTTAAAGTCTCAATTGTTATGATGGTACCATTGCTGGAAAGGTTCATCACTGTTCTGATCCTCGGCGCTCTTCCGCTACTCTAATAGTTCTTGAGTTACTCTCATAGTTCATCGTCAGAAAGGTTCTGAAGGTTTTGAAAGCTCTTCTGCGTGGAGATTTATGGTCTTTTCTACAAATTTTGTTCTAGGTTATTGGGGATTTCTGCACTGTATAGGCGTTGCAATAGATAAAGGTGACATCTTTCTTTAATTTCGATGAAGTTTTTTACTATGGGTTCCTATGTTTTCTTTAAGATATTTGACGAAATAGTTCGTATCCTCGATGTTTGGTGTGAATTTTGTTCTACGAAATTTGTTATAGTTTGATTGCATATAGTACAAAGTGTAGACAGTTgttgaagaaattaaattaaaattgaagtaTTCAAGAAATTGTCATTCTTTCTTGATAAAGAAAGTGTCAATCTTTCTTGGTAAGGAGTGTTAATCTCCTTGTGTACTGCAGTTTTTTGATTGGAAAAAGAGTGTTAATCTCTTTGTGTTCATCAAAGTTTGTCATTTGGGTATTTGTGCTGTG of the Pyrus communis chromosome 1, drPyrComm1.1, whole genome shotgun sequence genome contains:
- the LOC137727272 gene encoding uncharacterized protein, yielding MVSLRRLLQPPAPSSSLLGHRNPNPFITSFQLSCLMRLNLPAANGDNSSFSLSLDDSVVKSASEKAFRSLLDISKAISELTVLKGVVWATISAVLAVYAPEVSPFMSDEVGFWDVDFCVRCF